From one Humulus lupulus chromosome 8, drHumLupu1.1, whole genome shotgun sequence genomic stretch:
- the LOC133797763 gene encoding uncharacterized protein LOC133797763 isoform X1, translated as MLKRIGLVLVIVLVSLAYQTIRPPPPKVCGSPGGPPITAPRIKLRDGRHLAYKEYGVPLKVSKYKIIYVHSFGSCRHHAVVATTLSPEAIEELGVYIVGFDRPGYGESDPDPNRTMKSLALDIEELADQLGLGSKFYVIGYSMGGQAIWGCLKFIPNRLAGAGLITPVINYWWPSFPTNLSTEAYYQQPPQDQWTLRVAHHLPWLTYWWNTQKIFPASSVIARNPSMFSPQDLEIMKKRLSVSGPDMETNMQQVKQQGEFESLHRDMMVGFGSWEFDPMDDLKNPFPNNEGSVHLWQGDEDRLVPVALQRYIASKLPWIHYHELPGAGHLFPLANGMSEAMMKVFLIGEK; from the exons ATGCTGAAGAGAATTGGTCTGGTTTTGGTGATTGTTTTGGTGTCATTGGCATACCAGACAATACGCCCTCCGCCACCTAAAGTATGTGGCTCACCTGGAGGACCACCCATCACTGCTCCCAGAATAAAGCTTAGAGATGGAAGACATTTGGCCTATAAGGAATATGGTGTTCCATTAAAAGTTTCCAAATATAAGATTATCTATGTCCATTCCTTTGGTTCTTGCAGACACCATGCAGTGGTTGCTACAACCCTCTCTCCG GAAGCTATTGAAGAACTAGGAGTCTACATAGTGGGATTTGATAGACCAGGCTATGGAGAAAGTGACCCAGATCCTAATAGGACAATGAAGAGTTTGGCTTTGGATATTGAAGAGCTTGCTGATCAGCTTGGACTTGGATCCAAGTTCTATGTGATTGGATACTCCATGGGTGGCCAGGCTATATGGGGCTGCCTTAAGTTTATCCCCAACAG GCTTGCAGGAGCAGGACTCATTACTCCTGTGATCAACTACTGGTGGCCTTCTTTTCCTACAAACTTGTCCACTGAGGCCTATTACCAACAACCACCACAGGATCAATGGACACTCCGAGTTGCTCACCACCTACCGTGGCTAACCTATTGGTGGAACACTCAGAAGATTTTTCCCGCGTCTAGTGTCATAGCTCGTAATCCTAGTATGTTTTCTCCACAAGATTTGGAAATTATGAAGAAGAGGCTTTCAGTTTCTGGTCCTGATATGGAAACAAACATG CAGCAGGTCAAACAGCAAGGAGAATTTGAGTCATTGCATAGAGATATGATGGTTGGATTTGGGAGTTGGGAATTTGATCCAATGGATGATCTGAAGAACCCTTTTCCTAACAATGAAGGCTCTGTCCATCTATGGCAGGGTGATGAAGATAGGCTTGTCCCAGTAGCCCTGCAACGCTATATTGCTAGTAAACTTCCATGGATTCACTACCATGAATTACCAGGGGCTGGACACTTGTTTCCCTTGGCCAATGGAATGAGTGAAGCTATGATGAAGGTGTTCCTTATTGGAGAGAAGTAG
- the LOC133797763 gene encoding uncharacterized protein LOC133797763 isoform X2 — MLKRIGLVLVIVLVSLAYQTIRPPPPKVCGSPGGPPITAPRIKLRDGRHLAYKEYGVPLKVSKYKIIYVHSFGSCRHHAVVATTLSPEAIEELGVYIVGFDRPGYGESDPDPNRTMKSLALDIEELADQLGLGSKFYVIGYSMGGQAIWGCLKFIPNRLAGAGLITPVINYWWPSFPTNLSTEAYYQQPPQDQWTLRVAHHLPWLTYWWNTQKIFPASSVIARNPSMFSPQDLEIMKKRLSVSGPDMETNMQVKQQGEFESLHRDMMVGFGSWEFDPMDDLKNPFPNNEGSVHLWQGDEDRLVPVALQRYIASKLPWIHYHELPGAGHLFPLANGMSEAMMKVFLIGEK; from the exons ATGCTGAAGAGAATTGGTCTGGTTTTGGTGATTGTTTTGGTGTCATTGGCATACCAGACAATACGCCCTCCGCCACCTAAAGTATGTGGCTCACCTGGAGGACCACCCATCACTGCTCCCAGAATAAAGCTTAGAGATGGAAGACATTTGGCCTATAAGGAATATGGTGTTCCATTAAAAGTTTCCAAATATAAGATTATCTATGTCCATTCCTTTGGTTCTTGCAGACACCATGCAGTGGTTGCTACAACCCTCTCTCCG GAAGCTATTGAAGAACTAGGAGTCTACATAGTGGGATTTGATAGACCAGGCTATGGAGAAAGTGACCCAGATCCTAATAGGACAATGAAGAGTTTGGCTTTGGATATTGAAGAGCTTGCTGATCAGCTTGGACTTGGATCCAAGTTCTATGTGATTGGATACTCCATGGGTGGCCAGGCTATATGGGGCTGCCTTAAGTTTATCCCCAACAG GCTTGCAGGAGCAGGACTCATTACTCCTGTGATCAACTACTGGTGGCCTTCTTTTCCTACAAACTTGTCCACTGAGGCCTATTACCAACAACCACCACAGGATCAATGGACACTCCGAGTTGCTCACCACCTACCGTGGCTAACCTATTGGTGGAACACTCAGAAGATTTTTCCCGCGTCTAGTGTCATAGCTCGTAATCCTAGTATGTTTTCTCCACAAGATTTGGAAATTATGAAGAAGAGGCTTTCAGTTTCTGGTCCTGATATGGAAACAAACATG CAGGTCAAACAGCAAGGAGAATTTGAGTCATTGCATAGAGATATGATGGTTGGATTTGGGAGTTGGGAATTTGATCCAATGGATGATCTGAAGAACCCTTTTCCTAACAATGAAGGCTCTGTCCATCTATGGCAGGGTGATGAAGATAGGCTTGTCCCAGTAGCCCTGCAACGCTATATTGCTAGTAAACTTCCATGGATTCACTACCATGAATTACCAGGGGCTGGACACTTGTTTCCCTTGGCCAATGGAATGAGTGAAGCTATGATGAAGGTGTTCCTTATTGGAGAGAAGTAG